A stretch of the Nitratifractor salsuginis DSM 16511 genome encodes the following:
- a CDS encoding tetratricopeptide repeat protein: MRRLIPILFLLSVLLWGAASPGNEAISRAYRNSYTLESQGKYRKALEVFQPLEPTLKHQYGYNLRMAWLYSLAGDYKKAVRYYTKASLIKPDSFEPRLGLARVYLPLHKPSLAEINAKIVLEKDPLNYYANLYLARTLLALHQKDAARRIVKRLLTYYPSSPEFLRLSARLTSKPKAAKHPKISPKSR, translated from the coding sequence ATGAGACGATTGATCCCGATTCTTTTCCTTTTGAGTGTGCTTCTGTGGGGAGCTGCATCACCCGGGAACGAAGCGATCTCCCGGGCTTACCGAAACTCCTACACCCTCGAAAGCCAGGGGAAGTACCGCAAAGCCCTTGAAGTTTTTCAGCCCCTGGAGCCCACGCTGAAACATCAATACGGCTACAATCTTCGGATGGCCTGGCTCTACTCCCTGGCAGGCGACTACAAGAAGGCAGTACGCTACTACACCAAGGCTTCACTCATCAAGCCCGACTCCTTCGAACCGCGCCTGGGACTCGCCAGAGTCTATCTCCCGCTGCACAAACCCTCCCTCGCCGAGATCAACGCCAAAATCGTCCTGGAGAAAGATCCGCTGAACTATTATGCCAATCTCTACCTGGCTCGAACCCTCCTGGCACTTCATCAAAAAGATGCGGCCCGTCGCATCGTCAAACGGCTTTTGACCTACTATCCCAGTTCCCCGGAGTTTCTCCGCCTCTCTGCCCGCTTGACATCCAAGCCCAAAGCCGCGAAGCACCCGAAAATATCCCCGAAGAGCCGCTGA
- a CDS encoding alanine racemase produces MSYQKPTINKVDFAMMSKYGSPLKSQKIRSEIAGVDVRELVQNYGSPLFVFSQQEIEEKYHRLHEAFSSRYPDVVFGWSYKTNYLNAICNLYHKLGSIAEVVSEFEYQKARALGIEGKDIIFNGPYKPKEALKVAVEEGAKIHIDHLFEINDLEEIARELGVKIPVAIRVNMDTGIYPQWSRFGFNYESGEAIDAIERIHSGGLLELTGLHSHIGTFMLDASAYGKETAKLMDLKHQAEERFGYRIEYIDIGGGFASKNRLKGVYQSPDVIVPTPDDYAQQITEAIYTHNKSDTLPRLYLETGRHLIDEAGYLLTTVQAYKRFPDGMKGYILDAGVNLLYTATWYNFNFELDRRYEGLNEPSMLNGPLCMNIDILSENIMLPPLDRGTVITIGPVGAYNYTQSMQFIRYRPAAVLIDKERNVHLIKEPDDLETINYKERIPDYLKRS; encoded by the coding sequence ATGAGCTATCAAAAACCCACCATCAACAAAGTCGATTTCGCCATGATGAGCAAATACGGCTCCCCCCTCAAAAGCCAGAAGATCCGCAGCGAGATCGCCGGGGTGGATGTCCGTGAACTGGTCCAAAACTACGGCAGTCCCCTCTTCGTATTCTCCCAGCAGGAGATCGAAGAGAAATACCACCGCCTGCACGAAGCTTTCAGCTCCCGCTACCCCGACGTGGTCTTCGGCTGGAGTTACAAGACCAATTACCTCAACGCCATCTGCAATCTTTACCATAAACTCGGAAGCATCGCCGAAGTGGTCAGCGAATTCGAGTACCAGAAAGCCCGTGCCCTGGGAATCGAGGGCAAGGATATCATCTTCAACGGACCCTACAAGCCCAAAGAGGCGCTGAAAGTCGCCGTCGAAGAGGGCGCCAAGATCCATATCGACCACCTCTTCGAAATCAACGACCTGGAAGAGATCGCCCGGGAGCTGGGGGTCAAGATCCCCGTGGCGATCCGGGTCAATATGGATACGGGGATCTACCCCCAGTGGAGCCGCTTCGGATTCAACTACGAATCGGGAGAAGCGATCGATGCCATCGAGAGGATCCACAGCGGCGGCCTCCTGGAGCTGACGGGTCTGCATTCCCACATCGGGACCTTTATGCTCGACGCCAGTGCCTACGGCAAAGAGACCGCCAAGCTGATGGATTTGAAACACCAGGCCGAAGAGCGTTTCGGTTACCGGATCGAATACATCGATATCGGCGGGGGTTTCGCCAGCAAAAACCGGCTCAAGGGAGTGTACCAATCCCCCGACGTCATCGTCCCCACCCCCGACGATTACGCCCAGCAGATCACCGAAGCGATCTACACCCACAACAAGAGCGACACTCTGCCCCGGCTCTACCTCGAGACCGGCCGTCACCTCATCGACGAAGCGGGCTACCTCTTGACGACGGTTCAAGCCTACAAGCGCTTCCCCGATGGAATGAAAGGGTACATCCTCGATGCCGGGGTCAATCTCCTCTACACCGCCACCTGGTACAACTTCAACTTCGAACTGGATCGGCGTTATGAGGGGCTCAACGAACCCTCCATGCTCAACGGCCCTCTCTGTATGAACATCGATATCCTCAGCGAAAACATCATGCTTCCCCCTCTGGATCGCGGGACCGTCATCACCATCGGCCCGGTCGGCGCCTACAATTACACCCAGTCGATGCAATTCATCCGCTACCGCCCGGCGGCTGTGCTCATCGACAAAGAGCGCAATGTCCATCTCATCAAAGAGCCCGACGATCTGGAGACGATCAACTACAAAGAGCGGATCCCCGACTATCTGAAGCGCTCCTGA
- a CDS encoding PqqD family protein produces the protein MQLQHLVIDENGMAFDPTVGTSYQLGGSAQEIIDLLKEGKTKNEIVETLAQRHGADRSEIYIDVSDFLAKLRIYGLIR, from the coding sequence ATGCAACTCCAACATCTGGTTATCGACGAAAACGGAATGGCTTTCGACCCCACGGTGGGGACCTCCTACCAACTGGGAGGCTCTGCCCAGGAGATCATCGATCTGCTCAAAGAGGGCAAAACGAAAAACGAGATCGTCGAGACCCTGGCTCAACGTCACGGAGCCGACCGCTCGGAGATCTATATCGACGTGAGCGATTTTCTGGCCAAACTCAGGATCTACGGATTGATCCGATGA
- a CDS encoding urea transporter has translation MQNLISLILRPYAAILFLENRIAGALLLLLTFAEPTVGISGLFALLCTIVFAEFAGLRHTYLEHGFYLYNSLLVGLGIGFLFTPSVMSFLFIFLLAVLTFLSSFSISTLFARWRIPPLSLPFALVTALAYLAAMNYNGLLAHFHNGLAHYAFLGDTSLGSYLSSLGSIFFLPNQAAGLVMALILLVISPTLFSLSLAGFYTGVATHALLIGSWSAAYHDVYAFNYILVAMALGGIFLLPFWRNYIYAGIAVALSVIFADATKIFFNYYSLPVFTLPFNAVVMVVLFLLVVVGYEGLNSAIKATPEASLAYYLQTLFRFGPKVPNIALPFSGRWNVYQGFDGEWTHKGAWRYAYDFIVLRNGSSYRTTGDYPEDYHCFGESVLSPVNGYVVALLSDLPDNPIGTVDRINNWGNYIILQSLDGHYIEISHLMQHSILPKVGEYVRLGQVIAKCGNSGYSPQPHLHIQVQRTGILGSETVPFRFVLYRQASRILFHALPHTGEEVEALLPTQNMQMQFSFVLDERFVYERFVEGQPSGTVRWQVAMNHLGEFYLSDGDNRLFFYTAPTFFYFYHYEGNPDSELAQLFKLAPRIPLSMVSSASFRDALPIYLLESRLKRIWIMMIASFRPEYYRREFDYTMERFSLNSEFGQVTFAVNQKGFDEIRYGNILLKKQCE, from the coding sequence ATGCAGAACCTGATCTCCCTGATCCTGCGCCCCTATGCGGCGATCCTTTTCCTCGAAAACCGCATCGCCGGCGCTCTTTTGCTGCTGCTGACCTTCGCGGAACCCACCGTAGGGATCAGCGGACTTTTCGCCCTGCTCTGCACCATCGTTTTTGCGGAGTTCGCCGGATTGCGGCACACCTATCTCGAACACGGTTTCTATCTCTACAACTCCCTGCTGGTCGGTCTGGGGATCGGTTTTCTCTTCACCCCCTCGGTGATGAGTTTTCTTTTCATCTTTCTGTTGGCGGTGCTGACCTTTCTCAGCTCCTTCAGTATCAGCACCCTTTTCGCCCGCTGGCGCATTCCACCGCTCTCCCTCCCTTTCGCGCTGGTCACAGCCCTGGCCTATCTGGCGGCGATGAATTACAACGGGCTGCTCGCCCACTTTCATAACGGTCTGGCCCATTACGCCTTCCTGGGTGACACTTCCCTGGGATCCTACCTCAGCTCGCTGGGGTCGATCTTTTTCCTCCCCAACCAGGCGGCGGGCCTGGTGATGGCTCTGATCCTGCTGGTGATCTCCCCGACCCTTTTTTCCCTCTCGCTGGCAGGATTCTATACGGGGGTGGCTACCCATGCTCTGCTCATCGGTTCCTGGAGTGCCGCCTATCACGATGTCTACGCCTTCAACTATATTCTGGTGGCAATGGCTCTGGGTGGAATCTTCCTCCTGCCCTTTTGGAGAAACTATATCTACGCCGGGATCGCCGTGGCACTGAGTGTCATCTTCGCCGATGCGACGAAGATCTTTTTCAACTACTACTCCCTCCCTGTTTTCACCCTTCCCTTCAACGCCGTCGTCATGGTCGTGCTCTTTTTGCTGGTGGTCGTCGGATACGAAGGGCTCAACAGCGCCATCAAAGCCACGCCGGAGGCTTCCCTGGCCTACTACCTGCAGACCCTCTTCCGCTTCGGGCCCAAGGTCCCCAACATCGCCCTCCCCTTCAGCGGCCGATGGAACGTCTATCAGGGATTTGACGGCGAATGGACCCACAAGGGCGCATGGCGCTACGCCTACGACTTCATTGTCCTGAGAAACGGCTCCAGCTACCGGACTACCGGAGACTATCCCGAGGATTACCACTGCTTCGGCGAGAGTGTCCTCTCTCCGGTCAACGGCTATGTCGTCGCCCTCCTCTCCGATCTGCCCGACAACCCCATCGGCACCGTCGATCGGATCAACAACTGGGGCAACTACATCATCCTCCAGAGTCTCGACGGGCACTACATCGAAATCAGCCATCTGATGCAGCACTCGATCCTTCCCAAAGTCGGGGAGTATGTGCGCCTGGGACAGGTCATCGCCAAATGCGGGAACAGCGGCTACTCTCCCCAGCCCCATCTCCATATCCAGGTGCAGCGTACCGGGATCCTGGGCAGTGAGACCGTTCCCTTCCGCTTCGTCCTCTACCGTCAGGCATCCCGGATACTTTTTCACGCGCTTCCCCACACAGGTGAGGAGGTCGAAGCGCTCCTTCCGACCCAGAATATGCAGATGCAGTTCTCCTTCGTCCTCGACGAGCGTTTTGTCTACGAGCGTTTCGTGGAGGGGCAGCCCTCCGGCACGGTCCGCTGGCAGGTCGCGATGAACCATCTGGGAGAATTCTATCTCAGTGACGGCGACAACCGGCTCTTTTTCTATACGGCGCCGACCTTTTTCTACTTCTATCATTACGAGGGGAATCCCGACAGTGAACTCGCCCAACTCTTCAAACTGGCTCCCCGGATCCCCCTGAGTATGGTCTCCTCCGCCAGCTTCCGGGATGCCCTCCCCATCTACCTGCTCGAATCCCGCCTCAAACGGATCTGGATTATGATGATCGCCTCTTTCCGGCCCGAATATTACCGTCGGGAATTCGACTATACGATGGAGCGATTCAGCCTCAACTCCGAATTCGGGCAAGTCACTTTCGCCGTCAACCAAAAAGGCTTCGATGAGATACGATACGGTAATATTTTGTTAAAAAAGCAGTGCGAATGA
- a CDS encoding ATP-grasp domain-containing protein, whose translation MIRTVALSGLNATDNPAPGYPIAKSLKGETRLVGLSYDPNEPADYMDDLFERVYLMPFPTLGFDELRPRLEEIRRREAIDMVIPNLDAELPLYIRYQKEINALGIRTFLPTLEHFELRDKSRLPKLSEALGVLHPRTMELTSVDDLIRASKEFSFPFMIKGNYYKAYKVYNLESALDAFHKISAEWGFPLLIQEVVQGSEINLVGLGDGQGELVGALSMKKLTTTELGKIWTGVTIHHDGLMQTAERFVRETGWRGPFELECIADGERLYIIEINPRFPAWVYFATGVGINLPQMMVRLARGEKVEPRREFPDGKMYVRYTEELITDFSEFSKLMTTKER comes from the coding sequence ATGATCCGGACCGTGGCGCTCAGCGGCCTTAATGCCACGGACAATCCCGCCCCCGGTTACCCCATCGCCAAAAGCCTCAAAGGCGAAACCAGGCTCGTCGGCCTGAGCTACGACCCCAACGAACCGGCGGATTATATGGACGATCTCTTCGAGCGGGTCTATCTGATGCCCTTTCCCACCCTGGGCTTCGACGAACTGCGCCCCCGCCTCGAAGAGATCCGGCGCCGGGAGGCGATCGATATGGTCATCCCCAACCTGGATGCGGAACTCCCCCTCTATATCCGCTATCAAAAGGAGATCAATGCCTTGGGGATCCGGACCTTTCTCCCGACCCTCGAGCATTTCGAGTTGCGGGATAAAAGCCGGCTCCCCAAACTCTCCGAAGCACTGGGAGTCCTCCACCCGCGAACGATGGAGCTCACTTCGGTCGATGACCTCATCCGGGCTTCCAAAGAGTTCTCTTTCCCCTTTATGATCAAAGGCAACTACTACAAAGCCTACAAGGTCTACAACCTGGAGAGCGCTCTGGACGCCTTTCACAAGATTTCGGCGGAGTGGGGCTTCCCCCTGCTCATCCAGGAGGTGGTCCAGGGCTCGGAGATCAATCTGGTGGGCCTGGGGGACGGCCAGGGTGAACTGGTCGGTGCCCTCTCGATGAAAAAACTCACCACCACGGAACTGGGCAAGATCTGGACCGGCGTGACCATCCACCACGACGGGCTGATGCAGACGGCGGAGCGTTTCGTCCGGGAGACCGGGTGGCGTGGGCCCTTCGAGCTGGAGTGCATCGCCGACGGAGAGCGCCTCTACATCATCGAGATCAATCCCCGTTTCCCCGCCTGGGTCTATTTCGCCACCGGCGTGGGGATCAATCTCCCCCAAATGATGGTCAGGCTGGCCCGGGGTGAAAAGGTCGAACCCCGCCGGGAATTCCCCGACGGAAAGATGTATGTCCGCTATACCGAAGAGCTGATCACCGACTTTTCGGAATTTTCCAAACTGATGACGACAAAGGAACGCTAA